CACCAGCCGCCCACGCACCTCGGGCGAGGGGTGGAGCAACAGGGGCTGGAGCACGTAGACGAAGCGCCCGGCTGTCGCGAACGGAGGCCCGCAGAGGCGTTCGACCAGACGGAACGTGGTGGACTCCAGCCAGTCTGGACCCGACCACTTCGCGCCCCGCCGCCCCAAGACATGGAACACCATCTGGACGGCGCGCTGCTGGTGACTCGCCGGAATCCGCTCCAACAGCCGCAGCAGCCGCGGATGGAGGCGGCGGACGGCCCCCCACTCCCGAGAGCGCCCCTCACGCGAGTCCGAGAAAGAAGAGAGCCCATACGCCAGATGCCAGGCGGCCTCGGCACTCAAGGACCTCCACGGCGTGGCGGCGAGGAGCCCGGCGAAACCCGGAAGCTCTCCACACAACTCCCACAAAGAAACCGGGATGTAGGCGCTGGACAACTCCGACCCCATGAAGTCGAAGAGGTCCAGGAGACATTCTTCCGGAACGGGACCGCTCGACATGGGAAGCGAGCGGAAAAGTCTCTCCCTGGACATGCCGAGGGTGTCCAACAGACGGAAGCCACTCAGCAGGAAGTCACTGGAGAGGCCCGACGCGAGCCCACGCAGATAGTCCATCCGCCAATCCGCGGAGAGGGACGCGAACGCCTCGAAGCGCGGGTCGTAACGGCTGGCATCGAAGGCGGACACCTTCGCCTGGAAGAGGGCCGTGAGCAGGGCCGTCTGGGACTCGGGCACGAGCGCCGCCGCGAGCTCCAACGGAAGCGAGCAGGGACGAGCGCTCCGTGGCCCCGGGTCCGGAGAGCTGCTCCAGCGGAACCCGGAGCAGACGGCTCGCGCCCTCCTTCTCGGGAAGCACGAGCCCCATGAGCCCCTCGGGCTCGCGCGAGACACAGACCAGGCGTGGCATGGGGTTCTCTCCTCCCCATCACCATAGAGCACGGCCAACACGCCAGCCATCCCGAGCCCGCCCGGGTGTGTCACGAAACAGCCCGGAGCGGGTCAGCCCGTCCTGGCCGCGTCCGCCTTCCAGTCGTAGCGCATGCGGAACTTGCTCAACTGGGCGGAGGCGACCTGGACCCGCTTGCCGTCCTCCACGAGCTTCCAGGCCTGGCTGTGCGTGAAGATGAGGTTGCGCCCGGAGCGAACGACCTCGGCTTCGAACAGCACCTCGGTGCCCAGCGGCGTGGCGGACATCATCATGCTGTTGAAGCTGTTGGTCAGTGCGTACTCGTCCGGTCCGAGCAACGGCAGCGTGGCCAACATGCTCACCACATCGAGCATGGAATACAGCACCCCGCCGTGCAGGGTATGGCTGAGATTGTCGATCGCCTCCGTCACCCGCAGCCGGCACTGGCAGAAGCCGGGACGCTGCTCGATCAGACGCAGGCCGCAATAGCGCTGGTACGCATGCTCCAGCAGCGCCCGCGAGTGTGCCTGGGCGTGCTCACTGATGTTTGTCATGGTGTGACCCGTCACAAAGACCTTCCGATGATTTCCAACATGACTTCCCGGGCGCCCCCACCGATGCCGAGCAGCCGCGCATCGCGGTAGATGCGCTCGACCACCGAGGGCTCCACGCAGCCGTGCGCGCCATGCA
The window above is part of the Cystobacter ferrugineus genome. Proteins encoded here:
- a CDS encoding PaaI family thioesterase — translated: MTNISEHAQAHSRALLEHAYQRYCGLRLIEQRPGFCQCRLRVTEAIDNLSHTLHGGVLYSMLDVVSMLATLPLLGPDEYALTNSFNSMMMSATPLGTEVLFEAEVVRSGRNLIFTHSQAWKLVEDGKRVQVASAQLSKFRMRYDWKADAARTG